The window GTTGAGGTTACAAGTACGACTTTACCGGTAGAACTTACACGGAAACGTTTACTGTCAAGGGCTTTATCCACACCGATTTCCATACCATCTGGAATAATACAATGGCGATCAATAATACAATCTTTCAATGTACAATTTTTACCAATTTGTACTTGCGGTAACACGACGCAGTGATCCACAGAAGAGTCTTCATCAATTTTGACTCTATCAAACAACACCGAGTTACTAATAGATGCATCGGTAATCACACAGCCACCACCGATAAGCGAGTTATCTACCGGTTTAACATTCGCTTTTTTATAGAAGAATTTAGATGGATAAGCCTGCACTGGATTACCACGAATTGGCCAGCTTTGATCATAAATATCTAATTGTGGATGCTCTGAAACTAAATCGATATTCGCTTGCCAGAAACTATCGAGTGTACCCACATCACGCCAGTAAATTTCACCTTCAGTGTTTCGGCCCATACAAGAACGGCTGAATGGATGCGCATAAAGCACGCCTTCTTCCAAGCATTTTGGCAAAACATCTTTACCAAAGTCATGAGATGTGCAAGGGGTATTCACTTCTCTATCAAGCATTTTATAGAGATACTCAGCATCAAACACGTAGATCCCCATAGAGGCTAGCGACGTATCTGGTTTACCCACCATGGCAGGTGGATCTTTTGGTTTTTCAACGAAGGCTTTCACTTTAAGGTTTTCGTTTACCGCCATGACACCAAATTCACTGGCTTCAGAACGTGGTACCTCAATACAGCCTACTGTACATTTTGCTCCACTTCTCACGTGATCCATCAACATGACACTGTAATCTTGTTTATAAATATGGTCGCCGGCAAGAATCAAAATGTATTTTGGACGATAGTGATTACGGATAATCGCCATATTTTGATACACCGCATCCGCTGTACCACGGTACCACGTAGAATCATCAATTTGTTGACGGGCAGGTAACATATCAACGAATTCACCACGCTCTTGCGGTAAGAATGACCAACCTGTTTGTAAATGGCGTAATAAAGAGTGAGCGGCATACTGGGTTACAACACCGATGCGATTCAGGCCTGAGTTAATACAGTTGGAAAGCGCAAAATCAATAATGCGACGATTACCACCAAAATATAACGCAGGTTTAGCACGTTTATCGGTTAATTCATGTAAGCGAGAACCACGACCACCAGCCAAAATAAGCACTAAAGTATCTTTAACTAATTCATATTTATTAAGATCACTTTTCATAACAAACTCCATCGTTTTTATCATCCATATGTTCCAACACTTCAAATGCTATACCGCTCACATCACATTGT is drawn from Haemophilus parainfluenzae and contains these coding sequences:
- the glgC gene encoding glucose-1-phosphate adenylyltransferase, which gives rise to MKSDLNKYELVKDTLVLILAGGRGSRLHELTDKRAKPALYFGGNRRIIDFALSNCINSGLNRIGVVTQYAAHSLLRHLQTGWSFLPQERGEFVDMLPARQQIDDSTWYRGTADAVYQNMAIIRNHYRPKYILILAGDHIYKQDYSVMLMDHVRSGAKCTVGCIEVPRSEASEFGVMAVNENLKVKAFVEKPKDPPAMVGKPDTSLASMGIYVFDAEYLYKMLDREVNTPCTSHDFGKDVLPKCLEEGVLYAHPFSRSCMGRNTEGEIYWRDVGTLDSFWQANIDLVSEHPQLDIYDQSWPIRGNPVQAYPSKFFYKKANVKPVDNSLIGGGCVITDASISNSVLFDRVKIDEDSSVDHCVVLPQVQIGKNCTLKDCIIDRHCIIPDGMEIGVDKALDSKRFRVSSTGKVVLVTSTMLKKLQGEEVTNEEHLD